A DNA window from Siniperca chuatsi isolate FFG_IHB_CAS linkage group LG6, ASM2008510v1, whole genome shotgun sequence contains the following coding sequences:
- the hsd11b1la gene encoding hydroxysteroid 11-beta-dehydrogenase 1-like protein — translation MSRERRDYINGIWFLYISRARQFWKLDLKQLYKMGTFTKILLASICVAFLAVKWTAPRFDAESLRGARVLVTGASTGIGEQMAYHYASFGAQVVITARREKVLQQVAEKCLSLGAQKAFYIAADMASESDPDKVVDFALEKLGGLDYLVLNHIGPSPFSMWEGDVEHTRWLMKVNFFSYIQMAWKALASLEQSKGSLVVVSSLLGKMSSPFVAPYTSTKFALNGFFGTLQHELAMKRSNVSISICTLGLIDTEAAMEKVRGVTNVPAYPAKEAALNIIITGATRQLELFYPWFTHILTLTKDWFPSIINYIIQNSYNYSP, via the exons ATGTCAAGAGAAAGGAGGGATTATATAAATGGCATTTGGTTTCTTTACATTTCCCGTGCAAGGCAGTTCTGGAAACTGGATTTAAAACAACTTTACAAAATGGGAACTTTTACGAAAATCCTATTAGCTAGCATATGTGTTGCTTTCCTAGCTGTCAAGTGGACTGCACCCAGGTTTGATGCAG AATCTCTCAGAGGTGCCAGGGTATTGGTGACTGGGGCCAGTACGGGTATTGGTGAACAAATGGCATATCACTATGCCTCCTTTGGAGCCCAGGTAGTAATTACAGCAAGGAGGGAGAAAGTGTTACAGCAG GTGGCAGAGAAGTGCCTGAGTTTGGGAGCCCAGAAAGCATTCTACATAGCAGCAGACATGGCCAGTGAGTCAGACCCTGACAAAGTGGTAGATTTTGCTCTGGAAAAGCTCGGAGGGTTGGATTACCTGGTTCTCAACCACATTGGCCCGAGCCCCTTCAGCATGTGGGAGGGAGATGTGGAGCACACCAGGTGGCTGATGAAG GTCAACTTCTTCAGCTATATTCAGATGGCTTGGAAAGCTTTGGCCTCCCTTGAGCAAAGTAAAGGATCACTAGTGGTTGTTTCATCACTTTTAG GTAAAATGTCCAGTCCCTTCGTGGCACCGTATACCTCAACAAAATTTGCCTTGAATGGTTTCTTCGGGACCCTTCAGCATGAGCTGGCTATGAAGAGGAGCAATGTGTCCATCTCTATATGTACACTGGGGCTCATTGATACTGAAGCAGCTATGGAGAAAGTCAG GGGAGTCACTAATGTACCAGCCTACCCTGCCAAAGAGGCTGCCTTGAACATCATCATTACAGGAGCTACAAGACAGCTGGAGCTCTTCTACCCTTGGTTCACCCACATTCTGACTCTTACCAAAGACTGGTTCCCTTCAATCATAAACTATATCATCCAGAACTCCTACAACTACAGCCCATGA